The genomic stretch TCCAGGATGCGCCGGATCGCGATGAGCGTCATGCCCTCGTCCGCCATGCGCGTGACGTGCTGGACGGTCATGATGTCGCGGCGCGAGTAGCGCCGCTGGCCTCCCTCGGAGCGGCTCGGGGTGACGACGTCGTGCTGGTCGAGCCGGCGCAGGTAGGCCTGCTGCACGTTGAGCATGCTCGCCACTTGGCTCATGGAGTAGAGAGGGGCGTGCTCGTCGTCGAACGGGAGCTTGGACATCATGGCTCTTCAAC from Nonomuraea polychroma encodes the following:
- a CDS encoding MerR family transcriptional regulator; translated protein: MMSKLPFDDEHAPLYSMSQVASMLNVQQAYLRRLDQHDVVTPSRSEGGQRRYSRRDIMTVQHVTRMADEGMTLIAIRRILELEHEVARLREQLAAAYARLEQREHDS